The Lynx canadensis isolate LIC74 chromosome D1, mLynCan4.pri.v2, whole genome shotgun sequence genome has a segment encoding these proteins:
- the LOC115525476 gene encoding olfactory receptor 52D1, with translation MSASNFSDDSLPGTLILTGIPGLEWAHVWIAIPFCAMYLVALAGNAALILVIVTDSALHAPMYLFLCLLSLTDLALSSTTVPKMLSTLWLHAGEISFGGCLAQMFCVHSIYALESSVLLAMAFDRYVAICNPLRYTTILNHTIIGMISLVGLFRSVAIVTPFIFLLRRLPYCGHHVMAHTYCEHMGIARLACANITVNIVYGLTVALLAMGLDAILIAISYGFILHAVFRLPSQDARHKALSTCGSHLGVILVFYIPAFFSFLTHRFGQHRVPKNVHIFLANLYVLVPPVLNPIIYGARTKEIRSRLLRLLHLGKIST, from the coding sequence ATGTCAGCTTCCAACTTCAGTGATGATAGTCTCCCAGGCACACTCATCCTGACGGGCATCCCAGGGCTGGAGTGGGCCCATGTCTGGATCGCCATCCCCTTCTGCGCCATGTATCTGGTAGCGCTGGCTGGGAATGCTGCCCTCATCCTGGTCATTGTGACAGACAGTGCTCTTCATGCACCCATGTACCTCTTCCTGTGCCTTCTTTCGCTCACCGACCTGGCTCTCAGCTCCACCACGGTGCCTAAGATGCTGTCCACTTTATGGCTGCATGCTGGAGAGATTTCCTTTGGTGGATGCCTGGCCCAAATGTTTTGTGTCCATTCTATCTATGCTCTGGAGTCCTCAGTTCTTCTAGCCATGGCCTTTGATCGCTATGTGGCAATCTGCAACCCACTGAGATACACAACCATTCTCAACCATACCATCATAGGCATGATTAGCCTTGTTGGGCTATTCCGTAGTGTGGCCATTGTGACCCCATTCATCTTCTTGTTGAGGCGACTGCCTTACTGTGGTCACCATGTCATGGCCCACACATACTGTGAGCACATGGGCATCGCTCGCCTGGCCTGTGCCAACATCACTGTCAATATTGTCTATGGGCTGACTGTGGCCCTGCTGGCCATGGGTCTGGATGCCATCCTCATTGCCATTTCCTATGGCTTTATCCTCCATGCTGTCTTCCGCCTTCCATCTCAAGATGCCAGGCACAAGGCTCTGAGTACCTGTGGCTCCCACCTGGGGGTCATCCTGGTCTTCTACATTCctgccttcttctccttcctcacccACCGCTTTGGCCAGCACCGAGTCCCCAAGAATGTGCACATTTTTCTGGCCAACCTGTACGTGCTGGTGCCTCCTGTGCTCAACCCGATCATCTATGGGGCTAGGACCAAGGAGATTCGGAGCCGACTTCTGAGGCTGCTTCACTTGGGGAAAATTTCAACATGA